A window of Microbacterium hominis genomic DNA:
ACCGCGGTCTTCGCGGCGAACGACAACCTCGCGATCGGGGTCCTGAGCGCGGCCGGGAATCTGGGCCTCGTCCCGGGTGCCACGCTCTCGGTCGTGGGATACAACGACATCCCGCTCGTGTCGAAGCTCCCCGTTCCACTCACCAGCGTCCATACGCCGTTCGACCAGATCGCATCCGCGGCGATGCAGCTGCTCACCTCCGCCGACAGCGCGGCGCCCGTCATCCTCCGCGCGCTGCCGACCCTCATCCCGCGCGCCTCGACGGCGCGTCCACTCCGATGAGACCGGCGGAGTCGGTTACACGACGTCCTGGAACGCGGTGAGCAGGGGCATCATCGCCTCGCCCATCTCGACCTGGGTGAGCAGGATCGCCACCGTGCCGTCCGCGTCGACGAAGAAGTCCGTGCCGAGTCCGCCCGACCACCCGTAACGGCCGGCTCGTGGGCCGGACGTCTGCACGCCGACGCCGTACCCCCATCCCATCCCCTCCCAGAATCCAGGGAAGAAGCTGTCCGCGGTCTTCGCGTGGGACGGAACCTGATCGGATGCCAGGGCACGCCCCTGCTCCGGCGTGACGAGCTCCCCGTCGCGGAGAGCGCGGAGGAATCGGTGGTAGTCGGCGACCGTCGACACGAGCTCGCCGTGGCTCACGTCGAAAGGCGGTGGGCCGGCATCGAAGCCGCCACCGGCCGGCTCGATCTCCACGAGCCGCCCGCCGTCGTGGCGGTAGGCGGCGGGCAACCGGCGCGCTGCGGCATCCGGCGTGCCGAACCCGGTGTCGACCATGCCCAGCGGTGCGAACAGATCCTCCTGCAGGTGGTCGCCGAGGGGGCGCGCCGTCAGGCGCGAGAGAAGGATGCCGAGGATGCCGAACGAGTGGTGGTAACGCCATCCGTCGCCGGGCGGAAAGGCGAGCGGCAGTTCGGCGAGGGCTGCGAGCCAGTCATCGGCGGCGAGTTCGAGAGGCGCGGGCCCCATCTCGGTGCGGTTCGCGAGCATGGCGCGCGCGAGCGGCGAGTCGGTCATCATGCTGCCGTAGCCGCTCGTGTTGGTGAGCAGGTGCCGCACCGTGATCGGACGGCCGGCGGGCACGGTGTCGTGCAGCGGGGCGTCCGGATGCACGAGCACGCGACGGTCGGCGAGCTCGGGGAGCCACCGCGACACGTCATCGTCGAGCGCGAACTCGCCGCGCTCGATGAGGCGCAGCGTCGCGACGGCGGTCACCGCCTTCGTCATCGACATGATGCGGAAGACGGCATCGGAACGGAGCGCGGGTCCGCCGAGGGAGGCGGAGCCGACGGTCACGAGGTCGAGTGGCGCGTCGGGGCGGTCGATGAGAGCTACGGCTCCGGGGATCGTCCCCGCCTCGCGATGGCGGTCGAGCAGCTTCTGTAGATCACCCATGCGGGGAGTCTGCCACCTGGTGCCGACGCCGGGTGAGGATGGAGGTGTGGAATCCCCTGCCGCCTTCATTGACCGTACGCTGCGGGCGGAGGCATCCGAGTGGCGCACCTGGGCGGACCGGGACGCGTCGGTCGGCGGGCTGCGGGTGTATGGCGCCTCGGTCGGGGCGGTCCGCGGCACCGTGCGTGACGCGCTGCGGCGCCACCGTGGCCTCGAGCACGACGACATCACCGCACTCGCGTCGGAACTGTGGGCGACGGGTGTCTTCGAGCTTCGCCTCGCGGCGATCGTGCTGCTGCAGGGGCAGGTCGACAGCCTCACCGGCAATGACCTGACCCGCATCGAGGGGTTCCTGCGCGATGCCCGCGTCAGCGATCTCATCGAGCCGCTCGCCGTGGACGTCGTGCGTCCGCTGCTCGCCCGCCTGACGGGCGTCGAGGCCGATCGCGCCCGACGGATCGTGAACCGGTGGGCCGCGGCAGACGCCGAGGGGCTCCGCGCAGCCGCCTCCCTCGTGTGACGGCGCCGGCGGCGGCATCCCGAGGGGGAATGAGCACGTCACGGCCGCAGTTCAGGCGCCGGCCCGCTCCGCGCAGGGCACGCATCGCCTCGCAGCGGGTCTCACCCGCAGCCGTTCGATCGGGATGCTGCGCCCGCAGTCCTCGCAGCGACCGTAGTCGCCGGTGCGCCAACGACTGAGTGCCTCGTCGATCTCGGCGAGCTCGGCCTCGGCGGCGAGTCGCAGACCTTCGATGCGCTCCCACTCCATCGACAGCGTGACGCCTTCGGGGTCGTGCTCGTCGTCCGCGGTCTCGGCACCGCGATCGCGCCGCAGCTCGGCGGCTGCCGCCGACAGCGCATCGCGCCGCGCGACGGCGTCGGACCGCAGCCCCGCGAGAAGCGCGCCATGGGCGGCGCGGGAATCGGTGCTCATCGCGTCGAGCCTACGAGCACGTCGCCGGATGATCACGGCCGGGGCGAAAGCGCTGGCTCTGGATGGATGGGATGCCGCGGTCTAGCGTGCTGCCATGAGACTGCTCGGTGTGGTGTCGCTCGTCCAACTCGTCCTCGGCGTGCTGGGGCTGCGGAAGGCGCTCGACGAGCGCCTCGTGCCGGACCTGCCCGGCTTCGCCCCGCGCCGCCGACGGGACATCGCGGACCGGCACTGGGCTGAAGGCACCGCGCTCTCGGCACCGTCGTTCATGCTCGTGCTGCAGGCCGTCGCCACGCTGTTCGCGCTGTTCGGTTCGCGCAGCCGGCTCGCACCGGCTCGGGTGCTCGGCGTGCTCGGTGCGATCATGTCGATCGGCTACCCGATCGAGCGCATCTGGCGGGAGTCGCTCGTCAAGCCCGATCGCGACCTTCTCCCGCTCACCCTCGGGGGGTTCCTGCTGGCACTGAAGATGGCGATCCTCGGCTTCGCTGTGCGGCGCCCCGAGCGACCCTGAACCGCGACGGCCCGACCGCCGTCCTCAGGGATAATCAGGGTTGTGAGCGAATCCATCTTCACGCCCGGCGCAGAAGTCCTCACTGCGCGCGGGCCCGGCACGGTCGTCGATGTCCGGGCCACCCCCTCCGGCAGGTTCGTCTTCGGCGTCGAGGACGCCGAAGGCATGGTCACCTACTTCACCGATCGGGCGCTGCGTCCGGCGCACGGCTAGCGCCCGCGTCCCAAGCCACTCCCAGGCGACCGGCCGCCCGTCGGCCATCACGACCCCGCCCGATGCGCCGGACCTCAAACCTGAACCTCGATCTCGCCCGGAGATGAGGATGCCGCGTCGGTGGCCCGGCCGCGGGCAGCCCGGCCGTCTGCCGCGCGACGGGAGTGATCGGATTTCCCCAGAGAGGGTTGACGAACGGATGCCGCGGGTCTAACGTACAACCAAATGGTTGTAGAACTAGGACTCGACGATGATGCGATCGACAGGCTCTTCCGGGCACTGGGCGATGCGACGCGACGCGACATCCTCCGCCGCACGCTCACGGACGAGTGGTCGGTCTCAGAGCTCGCCGCCTCGTACGACATGTCGTTCGCGGCGGTGCAGAAGCACGTGGCCGTGCTCGAAGCGGCCGAGCTCATCGTCAAGCGCGCCGAAGGGCGCGAGCGTCGCGTGCGGGCGGATCCCGAGATGATCGCCCGCGCCCGCGAGCTCCTCGACCGCTACGAGCGGCTGTGGCGTTCCCGCATCGACCGCCTCGACGCGCTCCTCGCCGAAGACGCCGCACCGCGGCATCCCTCATCGAACGATCCCACCGACAAGACCGAAGGAGAGTGACATGCCCGTCACCGACATCACCACCGACCCCGAGGCTCTCACGATGACCCTCACCGCGGAGTTCGCCGCCCCCGTCGAGCGGCTCTGGAACGCGTTCACCCAGCCGAGCCAGCTCGAGCGGTTCTGGGGACCTCCCGGGTGGCCGGCCACGTTCACGGAGTTCGAGTTCGTGCCCGGCGGGGTGGCGCGGTACCGCATGACCGGTCCCGCCGGAGAGACCTCGCGCGGGGGCTGGGAGTTCCTGCGGATCGACGCGCCGCGCAGCTTCGAGGTGCTCGACGCCTTCGTCGACGAAGACGGCAAGCCCATCGAGGGGATGCCCTCGATGCGCATGACCTTCACGTTCGAAGCGACCGAGACCGGGTCGCGCATGCACAACGTGAGCTACTTCGCGTCGGCCGACGCGCTCGACGAGGTCATCGCAATGGGCGCTGTCGAGGGCTCCCGCATGGCGATGGATCAGCTCGACGCCGTGCTGCAGGACCTGCGCGCGTATTCCGAGGGCAAGGGAACGCGCACCGAGATCCTCGACGACACCCACGTGCGCATCACGCGGCTCATCGAGGGTCCGCGCGACCTCGTGTGGCGTGCGCACCAGGAGCCCGAGCTGCTGCAGAAGTGGCTGCTCGGCCCCGACGGCTGGGCGATGACGGAGTGCGAGGTCGACTCCCGTGTGGGCGGCGCGTACAAGTACTGGTGGGAGCCGGTCGGCGACACCGAGGGCCAGGGCTTCGGCTTCGACGGCGAGACGCTCGTGCTCGACGCTCCGCGCCGGGCGGTCACGACCGAGCGCATGATCGGCACCGACTACCCGTCGACGACGAACGACCTGTCGCTCTACGAGGAGGACGGCGCCACGCTGCTCACCCTCATCATCACGTATCCCGACAGCCAGACGCGCGACATGGTGCTCGCCACCGGCATGACCGACGGCATGGAGGCCAGCTACGCGCGACTGGAGGGCGTGCTCGTCTGATCCCGCGCTGAGAAGAGTGGATGCCGCGCCCGGCCGGGTGCGGCATCCACTCGTCAGTTCGCGCGGAAGAACTCGTTCGCGCGACCGGTGAACAGCAGGATCAGGCCGATCACGGCGAAGAAGAGCGAGACGATGACGCTCACGTTGACCAGGCTGTGGGTCAGCAGCACGAACGCTCCCGCGGCGATGTTGAGCACGAACGCGAGCGCCGTGAGGGAGCGCGCACCGCTCGACCCGCGGAAGAGCCCCATGCTCACGAGGAACACGATCGTGCCGAAGATGATGGCGACCCACCCCGCGGCCGCTGATTCCTCGCCCGGCACGGCGATGACCCCCGTGAGCACGAGGATGCCGCCGATGATGTTGAGGATCCCCGAGATCCATGCGAGCACCGCGACGAGAGTCACGCCGCCCGGACGCTTTGCTGCCACCACACACCCGCCCCTCCCGCCCGGCCGGTCCGGACGAGGCTCACACTAGCGGGGCCGGGGCCGCGTGGGCAGGTGGTGTGCGGTTCAGGGGGCGCTTCGCGCGGCATCCACTCGTCTGAACCCACCGCTGTCGCCCCACGAAGCGGCGCGACCGAGGCTCGTGGGGCGCAATCTGCGGCGAAGGGCGAGTGGATGCCGCGCCACGCGCCCCACGAACAGCGGCGGCGCCGGCGGGACCGGAGCGCCGCACGAACAGGCGCCCCCGCGGGACCGCCGGTCAGGCGCGGGCGAGGGCGTCTTCGAACGCGACCCAGGCGAGCATCGCGCACTTCACGCGCGCGGTGAACTTCGAGACTCCTGACAGGGCCGCGGCGTCGGCGAAGGTCTCTTCGTCGAGCGGGATCTTGCCGCGCGAGCGCAGCGCCTCGCGGAACCCGTCGATCAGGGCGGTGGCGTCGGCCGGCGGCATCCCCTCGTCTCCGCCGTCCTCCTCCACGAGCGCAACCAGCATCGAGGCCGAGGCCTGCGAGATCGAGCAGCCTGCGCCGTCCCACGTGATGTCGCGCACCGTGCCGGCGTCGGTGAGCCGCACGCGCAGCGTGATCTCGTCGCCGCAGATCGGGTTGCGCTGGTACGAGGTGGCGCTGCGGCCCTCCTCGTCGGCGAGGCCCTTGCCGTGCGGGCGCTTGGAGTGGTCGAGGATGAGCTCCTGGTAGAGCGACTCGAGGCTCATGCGGTGGTTCCTCCAGAGACTCCGAAGAATGAGCGGATGCCGGACACGGCGTCGAGGAAGATGTCGACGTCTTCAGGCGTGTTGTACACCGAGGTGCTCGCGCGCACCGTCGCGGTGAGCCCGAAGCGGCGGTGGAGCGGCTGTGCGCAGTGGTGGCCGACGCGCACCGCGATGCCGCGCGCGTCGAGGAACTGACCCGCGTCGTGGGCGTGCACGCCATCCACGTCGAAGGCCCACAGCCCCACGCGCTCGGCGCCGGTGGCGTCGCCGAGCAGTCGGATGCCGGGGATCGACCGCAGCCCCTCGCCCATGCGCCGCTCGAGTGCGACCTCGTGGGCGTGCGCTGCTTCCATGCCGATGCCCTCGAGGTAGCGCGCTGCGGCGGCGAGCCCGATCGCCTGCGACACCGGCTGCGTGCCGGCCTCGAAGCGCTGCGGCGGCGGCAGGTAGTCGGCTTCGTCGAGGGTGACGGTGGTGATCATCGACCCGCCGGTGAGGAACGGCGGGAGATCCTCGAGCACGTCGGCGCGGCCGTAGAGTCCGCCGATGCCGTAGGGGCCGAGCATCTTGTGGCCCGAGAACACGGCCAGGTGGACGCCGAGCGCCGGGAGGTCGAGGGGGAGGTGGGGTGCGGACTGGCAGGCATCCATGACGGTGAGGGCACCGGCATCCCGAGCCAGCCCGATCAGCTCGGCGACCGGGTTCACGATGCCGAGCACGTTCGACACGTGCGGGAACGCGACGACCCGGGTGCGGTCGCCGATGAGGGATGCCGCGGCCGCGAGGTCGAGCGTGCCGTCGTCGTGCACGGGGATGTGGCGCAGCACCGCGCCGGTGCGGGCGGCGAGCTCCTGCCACGGGATGAGGTTGGCGTGGTGCTCGGCCTCGGTGACGACGATCTCGTCGCCGGGCTTCAGCGCGAACCGCGCGCTCGCTCCAACCGGTTGTCGAGTAGCGGCGGAGCCGTGTATCG
This region includes:
- a CDS encoding DNA alkylation repair protein, which gives rise to MESPAAFIDRTLRAEASEWRTWADRDASVGGLRVYGASVGAVRGTVRDALRRHRGLEHDDITALASELWATGVFELRLAAIVLLQGQVDSLTGNDLTRIEGFLRDARVSDLIEPLAVDVVRPLLARLTGVEADRARRIVNRWAAADAEGLRAAASLV
- a CDS encoding ArsR/SmtB family transcription factor, whose product is MVVELGLDDDAIDRLFRALGDATRRDILRRTLTDEWSVSELAASYDMSFAAVQKHVAVLEAAELIVKRAEGRERRVRADPEMIARARELLDRYERLWRSRIDRLDALLAEDAAPRHPSSNDPTDKTEGE
- a CDS encoding SRPBCC family protein, yielding MPVTDITTDPEALTMTLTAEFAAPVERLWNAFTQPSQLERFWGPPGWPATFTEFEFVPGGVARYRMTGPAGETSRGGWEFLRIDAPRSFEVLDAFVDEDGKPIEGMPSMRMTFTFEATETGSRMHNVSYFASADALDEVIAMGAVEGSRMAMDQLDAVLQDLRAYSEGKGTRTEILDDTHVRITRLIEGPRDLVWRAHQEPELLQKWLLGPDGWAMTECEVDSRVGGAYKYWWEPVGDTEGQGFGFDGETLVLDAPRRAVTTERMIGTDYPSTTNDLSLYEEDGATLLTLIITYPDSQTRDMVLATGMTDGMEASYARLEGVLV
- a CDS encoding serine hydrolase domain-containing protein, whose product is MGDLQKLLDRHREAGTIPGAVALIDRPDAPLDLVTVGSASLGGPALRSDAVFRIMSMTKAVTAVATLRLIERGEFALDDDVSRWLPELADRRVLVHPDAPLHDTVPAGRPITVRHLLTNTSGYGSMMTDSPLARAMLANRTEMGPAPLELAADDWLAALAELPLAFPPGDGWRYHHSFGILGILLSRLTARPLGDHLQEDLFAPLGMVDTGFGTPDAAARRLPAAYRHDGGRLVEIEPAGGGFDAGPPPFDVSHGELVSTVADYHRFLRALRDGELVTPEQGRALASDQVPSHAKTADSFFPGFWEGMGWGYGVGVQTSGPRAGRYGWSGGLGTDFFVDADGTVAILLTQVEMGEAMMPLLTAFQDVV
- a CDS encoding TraR/DksA family transcriptional regulator, yielding MSTDSRAAHGALLAGLRSDAVARRDALSAAAAELRRDRGAETADDEHDPEGVTLSMEWERIEGLRLAAEAELAEIDEALSRWRTGDYGRCEDCGRSIPIERLRVRPAARRCVPCAERAGA
- the sufU gene encoding Fe-S cluster assembly sulfur transfer protein SufU yields the protein MSLESLYQELILDHSKRPHGKGLADEEGRSATSYQRNPICGDEITLRVRLTDAGTVRDITWDGAGCSISQASASMLVALVEEDGGDEGMPPADATALIDGFREALRSRGKIPLDEETFADAAALSGVSKFTARVKCAMLAWVAFEDALARA
- a CDS encoding SufS family cysteine desulfurase, giving the protein MSSPTVPALDAATVRADFPLLGEEVNGHRLVYLDSGATSQKPQAVIDAEVDFLTHTNSAVHRGAHTLAAESTVLFEDAREAVAGFVGAEPEQLVWTSGATAGLNLVAYSLGNASVGRVSIHGSAATRQPVGASARFALKPGDEIVVTEAEHHANLIPWQELAARTGAVLRHIPVHDDGTLDLAAAASLIGDRTRVVAFPHVSNVLGIVNPVAELIGLARDAGALTVMDACQSAPHLPLDLPALGVHLAVFSGHKMLGPYGIGGLYGRADVLEDLPPFLTGGSMITTVTLDEADYLPPPQRFEAGTQPVSQAIGLAAAARYLEGIGMEAAHAHEVALERRMGEGLRSIPGIRLLGDATGAERVGLWAFDVDGVHAHDAGQFLDARGIAVRVGHHCAQPLHRRFGLTATVRASTSVYNTPEDVDIFLDAVSGIRSFFGVSGGTTA